The sequence ACCGAAAGACGGCTGGAAGCCTCCGCGGCCTGTTCACCGAAAAAAATTTCGTTAGATCTCTCCGGGTCTTCATAGCGACATGTTGTGGAAGAATATGTCACATACCACCACGGGCGCCGAAGCCGCCCCGATTCGCACCAGTACCACGCCCACGGAAAGACATGTTTGAGGTTGTTGTCGTTGGGGGTGATCTTAGATAACGAAGTTTTCGGGTGGTGGAAACTTCATCGCGGTCAAGCGTCGCTAGCCAGGGCAGTTTCGAGTCACATGATACACCGCCTGTCCCTCACGAAACAGTCATTTTCCCCTCCAAGCGGGACGAAAGCCGCCTGTCGAGCCAGTCCACCTgcccctctttccttcttcttcaaggtcaaTTTCTCTGAAATCGCCCAGAGAGATTGAATCATGGCTTCCGAAAACCCCCAAGACTTGCCGGTCCGGCCTGCTGAGCAGACGGAGGGTAGCGCTCCTGCCCCGCCAAAAAATGCGAGAAAGCAGACCCCCGCTCCCGAAGTTCTCCCAGACTGGCTCATTGAACGGAATCGGTTCTTCGAAGAGCTATGGCAGCAACACCTCGAGGAGACTAAGAACCGTCCGCACCCCGAGATCAACGTGACTCTCGACATTGGCGATGGCAACCCCTCCTCGGTCCCCGCAAAGGCCTACGAAACCACCCCCGGATCATTTTTGCGCGACGTACCCAAGGAAGTGAGCGCCGACGTTGTCGTCGCGAAGGTCAACGGAGAATTGTGGGATCTCAACCGACCCTTGGAAGGCGACTGCACGGTCTCGCTCGTCTCTTTCCACAGCCAAGAAGGTCGGGATGTGTTCTGGCACTCCAGCGCCCACGCCCTCGGCGAGGCCTGCGAATGCGAGTTTGGATGTCTCTTGTCTCACGGTCCCCCGACTCCTCAGGGTTTCTTCTACGACATGGCGATTCCTGGAGGGTATGTGTGTAAACAGTCGTGTACTAGGGTTCGACGCGCCGGCGCTAATGAACAATGTTTGATAGTCGTGTGGTGCTCCCGTCCGACTGGCCAGCGCTTGATTCCAAGGCCTCGCGCATcttcaaggagaagcagaGCTTCGACCGACTGTGGGTCTCGAAGGAAAACCTCCAGAAGATGTTCGCGTACAGCAAATATAAGAACTACTACGTGGATAAACTCACCGCTGGTGACGGTGCTTCCGTGTACCGCTGCGGAACACTAGTTGACCTGTGCCGTGGTCCCCACATTCAGAACACTGGCAAGATCAAGGCTTTCAAGATTCTTCAGGTCAGTCCAAAATCCAATGCTTGGGCATAtgggtgagagagagaactAATTCATAATTTTTCCCCGACAGAATTCCTCTGCATACTTCCTCGGCGACCAGAGCAACGACTCCCTCCAGCGCATTCGTGGTGTCGCCTTCCCCGATAAGAAGTCCATGGCTGAACACCTCAAGTTCTTGGAAGAGGCTGAAAAGCGCAACCACCTGCGAATCGGCAAGGAGCAGGaacttttcttctttgacgACGTCTCTCCAGGAAGTCCCTTCTTGCTTCCCCGGGGTACCATCATCTTTAATGCTCTGCAAAAGCTTCTTCGATCTGAATATCGCAAGCGCGGCTACCAGGAGATCCAGTCGCCAAACATGTATTCTACAGAATTGTGGAAGACCTCCGGACACTGGCAACATTACGCGGATGATATGTTCAAACTGAACGTGGAGAAGGGCGAATGGGCCTTGAAGCCAATGAACTGCCCTGGACACTTTATTCTCTTCGGTCATCGTGATCGAAGCTACCGTGAGCTGCCTATGCGCATTGCTGACTTCGGTGTTCTGCACCGTAATGAGGCCTCTGGGGCTCTCAGCGGCCTGACCCGCGTGCGCAAGTTCCAGCAGGTAAGAAAGCCAGTTGCTGACCACTGATCGTGGAGTTTCTAGCGTATACTAAACTCTACTCATCTTCCAGGACGACACGCACATTTTCTGCGAGCCTCACCAAATCATGTCCGAGATCGAGGGTCTCTTCGACTTTTTGCAAACCGTCTACGGCTTGTTCGGTTTCACCTTCAAGCTGAAGCTTTCGACCCGCCCTGAGAAGTATCTCGGTGATCTCGAGACCTGGAACTTTGCCGAAGATCagctgaagaaggccatgACTAAGTTCAAGGGCAATGACTGGACCATCGATGAGGGTGATGGAGC comes from Penicillium oxalicum strain HP7-1 chromosome I, whole genome shotgun sequence and encodes:
- a CDS encoding Threonine--tRNA ligase, cytoplasmic, coding for MASENPQDLPVRPAEQTEGSAPAPPKNARKQTPAPEVLPDWLIERNRFFEELWQQHLEETKNRPHPEINVTLDIGDGNPSSVPAKAYETTPGSFLRDVPKEVSADVVVAKVNGELWDLNRPLEGDCTVSLVSFHSQEGRDVFWHSSAHALGEACECEFGCLLSHGPPTPQGFFYDMAIPGGRVVLPSDWPALDSKASRIFKEKQSFDRLWVSKENLQKMFAYSKYKNYYVDKLTAGDGASVYRCGTLVDLCRGPHIQNTGKIKAFKILQNSSAYFLGDQSNDSLQRIRGVAFPDKKSMAEHLKFLEEAEKRNHLRIGKEQELFFFDDVSPGSPFLLPRGTIIFNALQKLLRSEYRKRGYQEIQSPNMYSTELWKTSGHWQHYADDMFKLNVEKGEWALKPMNCPGHFILFGHRDRSYRELPMRIADFGVLHRNEASGALSGLTRVRKFQQDDTHIFCEPHQIMSEIEGLFDFLQTVYGLFGFTFKLKLSTRPEKYLGDLETWNFAEDQLKKAMTKFKGNDWTIDEGDGAFYGPKIDITIADALKREFQCATIQLDYQAPINFKLEYVSKEKAGEESAEQKDGEKKEGEKSNQPAPGRARPVVIHRAIIGSFERFLGILIEHFAGKWPFWISPRQIMIVPVMPALNDYALEVQDILRKDKLNVDVDVSGNTLAKKIRSAQVSQYNLIFVVGQQEMESRSVNIRNRDDPSTQKLGVMVPLDEAREKIRALRKERRLETRL